The following coding sequences lie in one Yoonia sp. G8-12 genomic window:
- the glmM gene encoding phosphoglucosamine mutase → MTRKFFGTDGVRGKANTFPMTSEMALKIGAAAGRYFRNDGSNGHRVVIGKDTRLSGYMFENALTAGLTSTGMNVLLLGPVPTPAVGLLTTSMRADLGIMISASHNPHYDNGIKFFGPDGFKLSDEAEAEIEAIISNPIEPVQAQNIGRAKRIDDGRFRYAERIKSTFPSGMRLDGLKVVIDCANGAGYRVAPEVLWELGATVIPVGVEPNGFNINEGCGSTNTAAAAATVIAEGAHVGICLDGDADRVMILDENGQVADGDQLMALMAGRWADQERLNGGTLVATVMSNLGLERYLDGRGLRLERTAVGDRYVVEAMRANGWNLGGEQSGHIVMTDFATTGDGLLAGLQFLAAMIDTGKPASALTKSFETVPQMLKNVRYAAGQDPLGADQVKKSIADAETKLRGKGRLLIRKSGTEPLIRVMAECEDDILLAQVVDGIVAEVEAAI, encoded by the coding sequence ATGACACGCAAGTTCTTTGGCACTGACGGTGTGCGCGGCAAAGCCAACACCTTTCCGATGACATCTGAAATGGCGCTGAAAATCGGTGCTGCCGCAGGGCGTTATTTCCGCAATGACGGGTCCAACGGGCACCGCGTGGTGATCGGCAAAGATACGCGCCTGTCAGGCTATATGTTCGAAAATGCGCTGACTGCCGGTCTGACCAGCACCGGTATGAATGTGCTGCTTTTGGGGCCTGTGCCCACACCCGCCGTCGGACTGCTGACAACGTCGATGCGCGCGGACCTGGGCATCATGATCTCCGCCAGCCACAACCCGCACTATGACAACGGGATCAAGTTTTTCGGCCCTGATGGGTTTAAACTTTCGGATGAGGCCGAGGCCGAGATCGAAGCGATCATCAGCAACCCCATTGAGCCTGTGCAGGCGCAAAACATCGGACGGGCCAAGCGGATTGATGATGGGCGGTTTCGCTACGCAGAACGGATAAAATCCACCTTTCCGTCAGGTATGCGTCTTGATGGGCTCAAGGTTGTGATTGATTGCGCCAATGGTGCAGGCTACCGCGTCGCGCCCGAGGTTTTGTGGGAACTTGGTGCCACTGTTATCCCTGTGGGCGTAGAGCCGAACGGGTTTAACATCAACGAAGGGTGCGGTTCGACCAACACAGCGGCCGCGGCGGCGACAGTCATCGCTGAAGGTGCGCATGTCGGTATTTGTCTGGATGGTGACGCCGACCGCGTCATGATCCTGGACGAAAACGGGCAGGTGGCCGATGGCGATCAGCTTATGGCGCTGATGGCGGGCCGTTGGGCGGATCAGGAACGTCTGAACGGTGGCACTTTGGTTGCGACGGTCATGTCCAATCTGGGGCTGGAGCGCTATCTGGACGGGCGCGGATTGCGCCTCGAACGCACCGCAGTTGGCGACCGCTATGTGGTCGAGGCGATGCGCGCAAACGGCTGGAACCTTGGCGGCGAACAGTCGGGGCATATCGTGATGACTGATTTTGCAACTACAGGCGACGGTCTTTTGGCGGGGTTGCAATTTCTGGCAGCGATGATCGACACGGGCAAACCAGCCAGTGCGCTGACGAAAAGCTTTGAGACGGTGCCGCAAATGCTCAAAAACGTGCGCTATGCGGCGGGGCAGGACCCGTTGGGCGCTGATCAGGTCAAGAAATCTATTGCTGACGCGGAAACCAAACTTCGGGGCAAAGGCAGGTTGTTGATCCGTAAATCAGGGACGGAACCATTGATCAGGGTCATGGCGGAATGTGAGGACGACATATTGCTTGCGCAGGTCGTTGACGGGATCGTCGCCGAGGTCGAAGCCGCGATCTAG
- a CDS encoding DMT family transporter has protein sequence MTSQPTPANWLSIAALGLIWGATFMVVAIALEGYGPLTVACARTTLGAIALLILMRVLNRPLPVFTPLMARYLIAIGLLNTAVPFALLSWGQQYVPSAFAGISMAALPLFVLPLAHLFTDEKMSLRNTLGVMMGFVGATVLIGPGVLRIGTGWEPLGQIACVAASVSYAVSSIMTRRCPPIDPLTMAALLLTVGSVALIPAMLIVEGVPAIGDARPTVAIIFLGFIPTALAALIRVATIRSAGAIFMTLVNYQVPLWSMIFGALVLSEVLPLRFFIALGMILFGLAISQWSNLKKLLLR, from the coding sequence ATGACATCGCAACCCACACCGGCCAACTGGCTGTCGATTGCCGCCCTCGGTTTGATCTGGGGCGCCACTTTTATGGTGGTTGCAATTGCGCTGGAAGGCTACGGGCCACTGACGGTCGCCTGCGCGCGCACTACTTTGGGGGCGATTGCCTTGTTGATCCTGATGCGCGTTTTGAACAGGCCCTTGCCCGTGTTTACGCCTCTGATGGCCCGCTACCTGATCGCAATCGGTCTGCTGAACACCGCCGTGCCTTTTGCCTTGCTCAGCTGGGGGCAGCAATATGTTCCATCCGCCTTTGCAGGCATCTCAATGGCGGCACTCCCGCTTTTTGTGCTGCCTCTGGCGCATCTTTTCACCGACGAAAAAATGAGCCTGCGCAATACTTTGGGTGTGATGATGGGCTTTGTCGGGGCGACCGTCCTGATCGGCCCCGGCGTCTTGCGCATCGGAACCGGATGGGAACCGCTGGGACAAATCGCCTGTGTTGCGGCCTCGGTCTCGTATGCCGTATCGAGCATCATGACACGGCGCTGCCCGCCTATTGACCCACTGACGATGGCGGCGCTTTTGCTGACGGTGGGCTCGGTTGCCTTGATCCCCGCAATGCTGATCGTCGAAGGTGTCCCTGCCATAGGTGACGCGCGCCCGACGGTCGCGATTATTTTCCTGGGGTTCATCCCCACAGCGCTGGCGGCGCTTATCAGGGTTGCCACGATCCGTTCAGCCGGGGCCATCTTTATGACGCTGGTCAATTATCAGGTACCGCTCTGGTCAATGATCTTTGGCGCGTTGGTGCTGAGCGAAGTGCTCCCGCTGCGGTTCTTCATAGCGCTCGGCATGATCCTGTTCGGCCTCGCCATCAGCCAGTGGAGCAATCTCAAAAAGCTTCTTCTACGCTAG
- the ilvC gene encoding ketol-acid reductoisomerase — protein MPVKTATRAPEINQRTTNMRVYYDRDCDVNLIKDKKVAILGYGSQGHAHALNLRDSGAKNLVVALREGSPSAAKAEGEGLKVMGIAEAAAWCDLIMFTMPDELQAETYKKYVHDNIKEGSAIAFAHGLNVHFGLIEPKPGVDVIMMAPKGPGHTVRGEYTKGGGVPCLVAVDRDASGKAMEIGLSYCSAIGGGRSGIIETNFRQECETDLFGEQAVLCGGIVELIRMGFETLVEAGYEPEMAYFECLHETKLIVDLIYEGGIANMNYSISNTAEYGEYVSGPRILPYAETKQRMKDVLTDIQTGKFVRDFMQENAVGQPYFKATRRINDEHEIEQVGEKLRAMMPWISAGKMVDKAKN, from the coding sequence ATCCCAGTAAAAACCGCTACAAGGGCCCCAGAAATCAATCAAAGGACGACGAATATGCGCGTTTATTACGATCGCGATTGCGATGTGAACCTCATCAAAGACAAAAAAGTTGCCATTCTTGGCTATGGCAGCCAAGGCCACGCCCACGCGCTAAACCTGCGTGACAGCGGTGCAAAGAACCTTGTTGTGGCCCTGCGCGAAGGCTCGCCCTCGGCGGCCAAAGCCGAAGGTGAAGGCCTGAAGGTTATGGGCATCGCAGAAGCCGCCGCATGGTGCGATCTGATCATGTTCACAATGCCCGACGAATTGCAGGCAGAGACCTACAAGAAATACGTCCACGACAACATCAAAGAAGGGTCCGCAATTGCCTTTGCGCACGGCCTGAACGTGCACTTCGGCCTGATCGAACCAAAGCCCGGTGTTGACGTGATCATGATGGCGCCAAAAGGCCCCGGTCACACAGTTCGTGGCGAATACACCAAAGGTGGCGGCGTGCCGTGCCTTGTGGCTGTGGATCGTGATGCATCCGGTAAGGCGATGGAAATCGGCCTGTCCTACTGCTCTGCCATTGGTGGCGGACGTTCCGGCATCATCGAGACAAACTTCCGTCAGGAATGCGAAACCGACCTCTTTGGTGAGCAGGCGGTTCTGTGTGGCGGTATCGTCGAGCTGATCCGCATGGGCTTTGAAACACTGGTCGAGGCCGGTTACGAGCCGGAAATGGCTTACTTTGAGTGCCTGCACGAAACCAAGCTGATCGTGGACCTGATCTACGAAGGCGGTATCGCGAACATGAACTATTCAATCTCGAACACAGCCGAGTATGGCGAGTATGTTTCCGGCCCGCGCATCCTGCCATATGCCGAGACCAAGCAGCGCATGAAAGACGTGCTGACCGATATCCAGACAGGCAAATTCGTGCGTGACTTCATGCAGGAAAACGCGGTTGGCCAGCCTTACTTCAAGGCAACACGCCGCATCAACGACGAGCACGAGATCGAGCAAGTCGGTGAAAAGCTGCGCGCCATGATGCCTTGGATTTCCGCAGGCAAAATGGTCGATAAAGCGAAAAACTGA
- a CDS encoding Lrp/AsnC family transcriptional regulator, producing the protein MLNDVDRRILRLLQADPAITVPDLAHETGLTSARITRRLDRLREDRIIQGSHVTIHWPALGYAVSVSLRITLDKTVARAFDEFIAAARAVPEVIEIQTFLGRVDVRLSLIAKNLSDYQRIYREEVLTLPHIADIEALMTVASVKSDESLPL; encoded by the coding sequence ATGCTTAACGATGTTGACCGCCGAATTTTGCGCCTCTTGCAGGCTGATCCCGCGATCACTGTGCCTGATCTGGCGCATGAAACGGGGCTGACGTCTGCGCGGATCACCCGCCGCCTCGACCGTTTGCGCGAGGACCGGATCATCCAAGGCAGCCATGTCACCATCCATTGGCCCGCTTTGGGCTATGCGGTGTCTGTCAGTTTGCGTATCACGCTTGATAAAACCGTCGCACGCGCCTTTGACGAATTTATCGCGGCCGCCCGTGCCGTACCTGAAGTGATTGAAATCCAGACATTTCTGGGCCGTGTTGATGTGCGCCTGTCGCTGATTGCAAAGAACCTGTCCGATTATCAGCGCATCTACCGCGAAGAGGTGCTGACGTTACCCCACATCGCAGACATCGAAGCCTTGATGACTGTGGCTTCGGTGAAATCAGATGAAAGCCTGCCACTATGA
- a CDS encoding Lrp/AsnC family transcriptional regulator: MTLDDLDYAILRALTTNADQSTTQLGEKLGLSQPATWRRVRRLQEAGVIAGRRLLLDAEKLGFGVTVFLGIKLATKGRVSLEDFERAVGAIPEVQTVDHVLGLYDYRLRVVARDLADFERVLRRRIMTMPGVGNVEANVLLSEERRPGPI, translated from the coding sequence ATGACGCTGGATGATCTGGATTATGCGATCCTGCGCGCACTGACGACGAATGCGGATCAATCAACGACCCAGTTGGGTGAAAAGCTCGGGTTGAGCCAACCTGCTACGTGGCGACGTGTGCGCCGCCTGCAAGAGGCGGGGGTGATTGCCGGGCGCAGGCTCTTGCTGGATGCGGAAAAGCTGGGTTTTGGCGTGACGGTTTTCTTGGGGATCAAACTGGCAACAAAAGGCCGCGTCAGCCTTGAGGACTTCGAGCGGGCAGTCGGGGCCATTCCCGAAGTGCAAACCGTCGATCACGTCTTGGGGCTTTATGACTATCGCCTGCGGGTCGTGGCCCGTGATCTGGCGGATTTCGAACGAGTCCTGCGCCGCCGCATTATGACAATGCCGGGGGTCGGCAATGTCGAGGCGAATGTGCTTTTGTCAGAAGAACGCCGACCAGGGCCAATTTAA
- a CDS encoding GGDEF domain-containing protein: MAALMIAPFITFVTTFPVSFFIWVQVRRNVRLTVKLQRLVNRDRLTEVATRDFFFRRMRSNPQVYGVSLMVDIDRFKSVNDTFGHIAGDVVIARVASILRQNTRKNDIVCRFGGEEFVIFLYEEDSHGGFEVAERMRRAIANEVMNVEGQTLRVTVSIGGSLKERLNDVDAAIQQADRALYRAKTAGRNRTVFADLPRQPNDAAA, encoded by the coding sequence TTGGCCGCATTGATGATTGCGCCGTTCATCACTTTCGTCACGACATTTCCGGTATCATTTTTCATATGGGTCCAGGTCCGGCGCAACGTGCGGCTCACTGTGAAACTCCAACGGCTTGTCAATCGTGACAGGCTGACAGAAGTTGCGACACGTGATTTCTTTTTCAGGCGCATGCGAAGCAATCCGCAGGTCTATGGCGTCTCTCTGATGGTGGATATTGATCGCTTTAAGTCTGTGAACGACACATTCGGGCATATCGCAGGTGACGTTGTGATCGCCCGTGTTGCCAGTATTCTGCGCCAGAATACCCGCAAGAACGATATCGTTTGCCGGTTTGGCGGCGAGGAATTTGTGATCTTCCTGTATGAAGAGGACAGTCACGGCGGGTTTGAAGTGGCCGAACGGATGCGGCGCGCCATCGCCAATGAAGTTATGAATGTTGAGGGACAAACGCTGCGGGTGACTGTATCGATCGGGGGGTCTTTGAAAGAACGGCTGAACGACGTGGATGCCGCCATACAGCAAGCCGATCGTGCGCTCTACCGTGCGAAAACAGCCGGCCGCAATCGGACAGTTTTCGCAGATCTGCCAAGACAGCCAAATGATGCCGCGGCCTGA
- a CDS encoding aminotransferase class V-fold PLP-dependent enzyme: MDNAISGVDPDGLMEFSVVFTDRSLNHMSKVFQGVMTDISDMLCEVYNADSVAIVPGGGTYGMEAVARQFGADAHAFVVRNGWFSYRWSQIFEAGKFTAKTTVMKARQAGNDTRAPFAPAPIEDVTAAIKDAKPDVVFAPHVETSAGIILPDDYIKALADAAHEVGALLVLDCIASGCAWVDMKATGVDVLISAPQKGWSSTPSAGLVMLSDRAVARMAQTTSNSFTVDLKKWHSIMQAYLAGGHAYHATMPTDGLRAFRDTMLETRAFGFDKLKDAQWALGNAVRKVLADKGIRSVAAEGFGAPGVVVSYTDDPAIQNGSKFAAEGMQIAAGVPLQCDEPEDFRTFRLGLFGLDKLYDVDATVARLVPVLDKVL; this comes from the coding sequence ATGGACAATGCAATTTCTGGGGTTGATCCAGATGGTTTGATGGAATTCTCGGTGGTGTTTACCGATCGTTCGCTCAACCATATGTCAAAGGTCTTTCAGGGCGTTATGACCGATATCTCTGACATGCTGTGCGAGGTTTACAACGCCGACAGCGTTGCCATTGTGCCCGGCGGCGGCACCTACGGGATGGAGGCCGTGGCGCGCCAGTTCGGCGCAGATGCACATGCCTTTGTGGTGCGCAACGGCTGGTTTTCCTATCGTTGGAGCCAGATTTTCGAAGCGGGCAAATTTACAGCCAAAACAACGGTCATGAAGGCACGGCAGGCAGGCAACGACACGCGCGCGCCCTTTGCACCTGCACCGATTGAAGACGTCACCGCCGCGATCAAAGATGCCAAACCGGACGTTGTGTTTGCGCCCCATGTCGAAACTTCTGCCGGGATCATTCTGCCGGATGATTATATCAAAGCGCTCGCAGATGCAGCGCACGAAGTGGGCGCGCTGCTGGTGCTGGATTGCATCGCATCGGGGTGTGCCTGGGTAGATATGAAGGCGACAGGGGTCGATGTGCTGATCTCGGCCCCGCAAAAGGGATGGTCATCAACGCCTTCTGCGGGATTGGTCATGCTATCGGACCGTGCTGTCGCGCGGATGGCGCAGACCACTTCAAATTCCTTCACCGTGGACCTGAAGAAATGGCACAGCATCATGCAGGCCTATCTTGCAGGCGGTCATGCCTATCACGCCACCATGCCGACCGATGGTTTGCGGGCATTCCGCGATACCATGCTGGAAACCCGCGCGTTCGGTTTTGACAAATTGAAGGACGCGCAATGGGCCTTGGGCAATGCAGTGCGCAAGGTGCTGGCCGACAAGGGGATCAGATCGGTCGCAGCCGAAGGGTTCGGCGCGCCGGGCGTTGTGGTCAGCTATACCGACGATCCGGCCATTCAAAACGGATCAAAATTTGCGGCCGAAGGCATGCAAATTGCAGCCGGTGTGCCCCTGCAATGCGATGAGCCTGAGGATTTCCGCACCTTCCGTCTGGGCCTATTCGGCTTGGACAAGCTTTATGATGTGGATGCGACCGTGGCGCGTTTGGTGCCTGTGCTGGACAAGGTGCTTTAA
- a CDS encoding UbiH/UbiF family hydroxylase, translating to MERKSSDIVIAGGGVAGLTAAAAFGTAGFDVTIIDPTPPVTTSDAEGADLRTTAFLQPAQQFLAAAGLWTRLAPFATPLQIMRIVDIGTDTHVTRDFNAADISEQPFGWNLPNWLLRREMVARLQELPNVDFRAGVGFSRMVARSNEAIVTLSDDSQLSAKLVIGADGRGSAVRESAGIGVKTMRYGQKALTFAVTHDAPHDNVSTEMHRSGGPFTLVPLPDHEGKPCSAVVWMEGGAEANRLHALPETAFEAAANDRSAYLYGPLKLASKRSVWPIISQIADHLTAPRIALVAEAAHVMPPIGAQGLNMSLRDLSCLLDLATAAPDQLGAPAMLDSYARKRHPDIKLRVTGIDALNRASITGSPMMQSLRAKGIEALYGITPVRQTLMQLGLGAR from the coding sequence ATGGAACGCAAATCATCAGATATCGTCATCGCCGGTGGGGGCGTCGCAGGCCTGACAGCGGCGGCCGCTTTTGGCACCGCAGGCTTTGACGTGACGATTATTGACCCCACCCCGCCCGTGACCACCAGTGATGCGGAAGGTGCCGATTTGCGGACCACCGCATTCTTGCAGCCCGCCCAGCAATTCCTTGCAGCAGCCGGGCTTTGGACACGGCTTGCCCCTTTTGCCACACCGCTGCAGATCATGCGGATTGTCGATATCGGCACCGACACCCACGTTACCCGCGATTTCAACGCCGCCGATATTTCCGAGCAACCCTTTGGCTGGAACCTTCCCAACTGGCTTTTGCGGCGCGAGATGGTCGCGCGGCTGCAAGAGTTGCCCAATGTGGATTTCCGCGCCGGCGTCGGTTTTTCCCGCATGGTGGCGCGCAGCAACGAAGCCATTGTGACACTGTCAGACGACAGCCAGCTTTCTGCGAAACTTGTCATTGGCGCCGACGGGCGCGGATCAGCCGTGCGTGAAAGCGCCGGTATCGGCGTGAAAACAATGCGTTACGGGCAAAAGGCGCTGACCTTTGCCGTCACCCATGACGCGCCACATGACAATGTTTCGACCGAAATGCACCGCTCGGGCGGGCCGTTCACGCTGGTCCCCTTGCCCGATCATGAAGGCAAACCCTGTTCTGCCGTGGTCTGGATGGAGGGCGGTGCCGAGGCAAACCGGTTGCACGCTCTGCCCGAAACTGCGTTTGAAGCCGCAGCAAATGACCGGTCGGCTTATCTTTATGGGCCGCTCAAACTCGCCAGTAAACGCAGCGTGTGGCCCATCATCAGCCAGATCGCGGATCATTTGACAGCGCCGCGCATCGCCTTGGTGGCGGAGGCCGCGCATGTCATGCCACCGATTGGTGCACAGGGTTTGAACATGTCCTTGCGTGATCTGTCATGTCTGCTGGATCTGGCGACAGCCGCACCCGACCAGTTGGGCGCACCTGCCATGCTGGATTCCTATGCGCGCAAACGCCATCCGGACATCAAGCTGCGGGTCACGGGAATTGACGCGCTGAACCGCGCGTCAATCACCGGAAGCCCGATGATGCAATCGCTTCGCGCAAAAGGGATCGAGGCGCTTTATGGTATCACACCGGTCCGGCAAACGCTGATGCAGTTGGGGTTGGGTGCGCGTTAA
- a CDS encoding pyrimidine 5'-nucleotidase, translating to MVAQHFAHVDTWVFDLDNTLYPPSADLFGQMDARFSAYVARLTGMDQARALELCAKYWVDYGSTLIGLMENHDVDPHHFLADVHDIDITHLQEDALLVAAINALPGRKIVFTNGSNNHAKRVLAARGLTRQFDAVYGVEHADFNAKPGQDAFSRVFAKDGLTPTKAAMFEDEHRNLAVPHALGMRTVHVHEAPDPAPYIHHHTDHLVDFLSQLSR from the coding sequence ATGGTAGCCCAGCATTTTGCCCATGTAGACACGTGGGTTTTCGATCTCGATAATACGCTTTATCCGCCGTCTGCTGATCTTTTTGGTCAAATGGACGCGCGTTTTTCGGCCTATGTGGCGCGGCTGACCGGTATGGATCAGGCGCGCGCACTCGAGCTTTGCGCGAAATATTGGGTTGATTATGGCTCAACACTGATCGGGTTGATGGAAAACCACGACGTTGATCCGCATCATTTTCTGGCTGATGTGCATGATATCGACATTACGCACCTGCAAGAAGATGCCCTGCTCGTTGCTGCGATTAACGCCCTACCAGGGCGCAAGATTGTCTTTACCAATGGATCAAACAACCACGCCAAACGTGTCTTGGCAGCCCGTGGCCTGACCCGCCAGTTTGATGCGGTTTATGGTGTGGAGCACGCCGATTTTAACGCAAAGCCAGGGCAAGATGCCTTTTCGCGTGTCTTTGCCAAAGACGGATTGACCCCGACCAAAGCCGCCATGTTCGAGGATGAGCACCGCAATCTCGCGGTGCCCCATGCATTGGGGATGCGCACGGTGCATGTGCATGAAGCGCCCGATCCTGCCCCATATATCCACCACCACACAGACCATTTGGTGGATTTCTTGTCGCAGCTTTCGCGCTAG
- a CDS encoding GntR family transcriptional regulator, whose translation MNDTRVSQKDAYALILEAIDSHIYKPGDRLVESELAERFGVSRTPIREALQRLETQSLLTRDGRSLIVASLDHSQLSELYVVRGELEGLAARLAARHAAPEEVKVLRDMLEADQKLVGDPKAMSRANRRFHKQIHLASHNRFLVQQLDLVHRSMALLATTSIAAEGRGAETLREHAAIVRAIEAGDGDAAYKALRDHISEAFVTRLKLDAEAVEAAE comes from the coding sequence ATGAATGATACCCGTGTGTCCCAGAAAGACGCCTACGCCCTGATCCTCGAAGCCATCGACAGCCATATCTATAAGCCGGGTGATCGTCTGGTCGAAAGCGAACTGGCCGAACGTTTTGGCGTCTCGCGCACCCCGATCCGCGAAGCGCTGCAACGGCTTGAAACGCAGTCTTTGCTCACGCGGGACGGGCGGTCGTTGATTGTGGCGTCGCTGGACCATTCGCAATTGTCCGAACTCTACGTCGTGCGCGGTGAATTGGAAGGGCTTGCCGCCCGTCTTGCGGCCCGCCACGCAGCCCCCGAAGAGGTGAAGGTTCTGCGCGATATGCTAGAGGCCGATCAGAAACTGGTCGGTGATCCCAAGGCGATGAGCCGCGCCAACCGCCGCTTTCACAAGCAAATCCATTTGGCGTCGCATAACCGGTTTCTGGTGCAGCAGCTGGATCTGGTACATCGGTCGATGGCGCTTTTGGCGACCACATCAATTGCGGCCGAGGGCCGCGGTGCCGAGACACTGCGCGAACACGCGGCCATTGTCAGAGCAATTGAGGCGGGTGATGGAGACGCGGCCTATAAGGCCCTGCGTGATCATATCTCGGAGGCCTTTGTTACGCGCCTGAAACTGGATGCGGAGGCGGTGGAAGCTGCAGAATAG
- the carA gene encoding glutamine-hydrolyzing carbamoyl-phosphate synthase small subunit: MTQKPTACLALADGTIFYGMGFGATGETTAELCFNTAMTGYQEIMTDPSYAGQVVTFTFPHIGNTGVNAEDDETADPVAEGMVVKWDPTQASNWRSTDELTTWLAKRNRIGMGGVDTRRLTRAIRQQGAPHVALAHDPDGNFDIAALVKKARDFQGLEGLDLAKDVTCAQSYQWNEMRWAWPEGYKPQTAPKHKVVAIDFGAKRNILRCLASAGCDVTVLPATATAEEVLALNPDGVFLSNGPGDPAATGVYAVPMIKGVLDANLPVFGICLGHQMLALAVGAKTIKMNHGHHGANHPVKDMQTGKVEITSMNHGFTVDSQTLPEGVEETHVSLFDGSNCGIRIANRPVFSVQYHPEASPGPQDSYYLFERFAEAMSA; encoded by the coding sequence ATGACGCAGAAACCAACGGCCTGTTTGGCACTGGCGGACGGAACGATCTTTTATGGTATGGGCTTTGGGGCCACCGGTGAAACCACAGCAGAGCTTTGCTTTAATACAGCAATGACCGGTTATCAGGAAATCATGACAGACCCCTCTTATGCAGGTCAGGTCGTCACCTTCACCTTCCCCCATATCGGCAACACCGGCGTGAATGCCGAAGACGATGAAACCGCTGATCCGGTCGCCGAAGGCATGGTCGTGAAATGGGATCCGACGCAGGCGTCAAACTGGCGTTCGACCGATGAGCTGACAACATGGTTGGCGAAACGTAACCGGATCGGGATGGGCGGCGTAGATACGCGGCGTCTGACACGGGCGATCCGGCAACAAGGTGCGCCACATGTGGCGCTTGCCCATGACCCCGACGGAAACTTCGACATCGCGGCGCTGGTCAAGAAAGCACGCGATTTCCAGGGGCTTGAAGGGCTAGATCTGGCAAAGGACGTGACCTGCGCGCAATCCTATCAGTGGAACGAAATGCGGTGGGCATGGCCCGAAGGCTATAAGCCGCAGACAGCGCCGAAACACAAAGTTGTAGCCATTGATTTTGGCGCCAAGCGCAACATCCTGCGCTGTCTGGCCAGCGCTGGTTGTGATGTCACCGTCCTGCCCGCAACCGCCACTGCCGAAGAGGTGCTGGCGCTGAACCCCGACGGGGTTTTCCTGTCCAATGGCCCCGGTGATCCTGCTGCAACCGGTGTTTACGCCGTGCCGATGATCAAGGGCGTTCTGGATGCCAATTTGCCGGTCTTCGGCATCTGCCTTGGGCACCAGATGCTGGCCCTCGCGGTGGGTGCGAAAACCATCAAAATGAACCACGGCCACCACGGCGCGAACCACCCTGTCAAGGATATGCAAACCGGCAAAGTCGAGATCACCTCGATGAACCACGGCTTTACTGTGGACAGCCAAACGTTGCCCGAGGGTGTGGAAGAAACCCATGTGTCGCTGTTTGATGGCAGCAATTGTGGCATTCGCATCGCCAACCGGCCGGTTTTCAGCGTGCAATACCACCCCGAAGCAAGCCCCGGACCGCAAGACAGCTATTATCTGTTCGAAAGATTTGCCGAAGCCATGAGCGCTTAA
- a CDS encoding GatB/YqeY domain-containing protein: MDMRDRVSAALKDAMRAKEADRLSTLRLINAAIKDKDIAARGTGDDEGGVSNEGILAILGRMVKQRQESARAYEEGGRLELAEKELSEIKIIEEFLPKQLSEEEAEAAVDTAIAEVGADSIRDMGKVMAALKAKYTGRMDFGKAGPMVKDRLG, encoded by the coding sequence ATGGACATGCGTGACAGGGTCTCAGCGGCCCTCAAAGATGCGATGCGCGCCAAAGAGGCAGATCGCCTCTCAACGCTGCGGCTGATCAATGCCGCGATCAAAGACAAAGATATTGCGGCGCGTGGCACCGGCGACGACGAGGGCGGGGTGTCGAACGAAGGCATCCTTGCGATCCTTGGCCGGATGGTAAAACAACGCCAGGAAAGTGCACGCGCCTACGAAGAGGGCGGGCGGCTCGAGCTGGCAGAGAAAGAACTTTCCGAGATCAAGATCATTGAAGAGTTCCTGCCCAAGCAGCTCAGCGAAGAGGAAGCCGAAGCCGCCGTTGACACGGCGATTGCCGAGGTGGGTGCGGACAGCATCCGCGACATGGGTAAAGTGATGGCGGCGCTCAAAGCCAAATACACAGGGCGTATGGATTTCGGCAAAGCCGGACCGATGGTCAAGGACCGTCTTGGTTAA